In Lotus japonicus ecotype B-129 chromosome 5, LjGifu_v1.2, one genomic interval encodes:
- the LOC130717721 gene encoding putative non-specific lipid-transfer protein 14, whose protein sequence is MEFCRMGSYRAWRIIGVLMLLSLGALSGTPLRECPTVTQLFTACSYYISYGSPDPMPGSPCCDIVSRLNIIANSGGNNKQYVCRCLMGLMETHSPNATAIATLPGFCGVSLGFTIDPNTDCTL, encoded by the coding sequence ATGGAGTTTTGTAGAATGGGAAGCTACAGGGCATGGAGAATAATTGGGGTGCTGATGTTACTTTCATTGGGTGCTCTATCTGGTACTCCATTGAGAGAGTGCCCCACAGTTACTCAACTTTTTACTGCATGCTCCTATTACATCTCCTATGGCTCCCCAGACCCCATGCCAGGGTCCCCTTGTTGTGATATCGTCTCTAGATTGAACATCATTGCTAACTCGGGAGGTAACAATAAACAATATGTTTGTAGATGCTTAATGGGCCTGATGGAAACTCATAGCCCAAATGCCACAGCTATTGCTACCCTGCCTGGTTTTTGTGGTGTCTCTTTGGGCTTCACAATTGATCCCAATACAGACTGTACTTTGTAA
- the LOC130718223 gene encoding protein IQ-DOMAIN 23 — protein sequence MGFLRRLFGTKKSTPPTDGSSSSSKSHKKRWSFIKHTTKSLPPPPTAYTTHFDSSFDANKHAIAVAAATAAVAEAALAAAHAAAEVVRLTNNTGSSTRTRPTKGVTHAGRSRLPVEISAVKIQSAFRGYLARRALRALKALVKLQALVRGHIVRKKTADMLRRMQTLVRLQTQARASRAHLSDNTRSFKPSLSHYPAPEEYEHPLRAYGTNLDRSSILKRCSSNANFRNINSDRTRFGTNWLDHWMEDNSRGQTRDAPSRNGHPDDEHSDKILEVDTWKPHFSSHHSSTSSFQTAHYYLSSDYNNDNFIAYESPSKRSTKAPNQSLSSREALPPLNSLRFHKGREEAASRTADNSPQLAFSASSRSGARRGPFTPTRSECSWGFFSGYSGHPNYMSNTESYRAKIRSQSAPRQRVEFERYRE from the exons ATGGGCTTTCTCCGGCGACTCTTCGGCACCAAAAAATCCACTCCTCCCACCGACggttcctcctcctcttccaaaTCTCATAAGAAACGATGGAGCTTCATCAAACACACCACCAAGTCActcccaccaccacccaccgcCTACACCACCCACTTTGACTCTTCCTTCGACGCCAACAAACATGCAATCGCCGTCGCCGCCGCTACTGCCGCCGTCGCCGAGGCCGCTCTGGCCGCCGCCCACGCCGCCGCAGAGGTAGTCCGCCTCACAAACAACACCGGTAGCAGCACCAGAACTAGACCCACCAAGGGTGTGACGCATGCTGGCCGGAGCCGGTTGCCGGTGGAGATCTCCGCCGTCAAGATACAGTCAGCGTTCCGTGGTTATCTG GCAAGGAGGGCATTGAGAGCACTTAAAGCATTGGTGAAGTTGCAAGCATTGGTTAGGGGCCACATTGTGAGGAAGAAAACTGCAGATATGCTGAGACGCATGCAAACTTTGGTGCGATTGCAGACCCAAGCACGTGCAAGTCGTGCGCACTTGTCAGATAATACGCGCTCTTTCAAGCCTTCACTTTCTCATTATCCT GCTCCTGAAGAATATGAGCACCCGCTTCGAGCCTACGGTACAAATTTGGATCGATCTTCTATCCTAAAG AGATGTAGCTCCAATGCAAATTTTAGGAACATTAACTCAGACAGAACGCGGTTTGGTACCAATTGGTTAGACCATTGGATGGAAGATAACTCGCGTGGCCAAACCAGAGATGCACCATCTAGAAACGGACACCCTGATGATGAGCATAGTGACAAGATTCTCGAAGTAGATACTTGGAAACCGCACTTCAGCTCCCACCACAGTAGCACCAGCTCCTTTCAGACAGCACACTATTATTTGAGTTCTGATTATAACAATGACAACTTTATAGCGTATGAGTCTCCATCAAAACGTTCGACAAAAGCTCCAAATCAAAGTCTCTCATCAAGGGAGGCATTACCACCTCTAAACTCGTTGAGGTTTCACAAGGGAAGAGAGGAAGCAGCTTCCCGAACTGCTGATAATAGTCCACAATTAGCATTTTCTGCATCTTCTAGAAGTGGTGCAAGGAGAGGTCCCTTTACGCCTACAAGGAGTGAGTGTTCATGGGGTTTCTTCAGTGGCTACTCGGGTCATCCCAATTATATGTCAAATACTGAATCTTATCGAGCTAAGATTAGATCACAGAGTGCACCAAGACAAAGGGTGGAGTTTGAGAGATACAGAGAATGA